The genomic region CCGGTGGCCAACCCCTCGATGGTGGTGACCTGGCGGCCCGCGCAGTCCTGCACGGCCACCGTGCACGGCTGCACCTCGGCACCGTCCAGGTGGCTGGTACAGGCCCGGCAGACGCCCACCCCGCAGCCGTACTTGGGGCCGGTGACGCCGAGCTTGTCGCGCAGCACCCAGAGCAGCGGCATGTCGCCGGGGGCGTCGACGCTGACCGGCTGTCCGTTGAGGACAAAGTTGTAGACAGGCATGGCTCGAGTCCTGACGGTGACGGCGGCCGCGAGGGCGGCGAGTTGGGCGAAGCCGAGAGTGCGTCCGTCGGGGGCCAGCACCGCGCTGTCCCGGGTGCGCAGCGAGCCGGCGGCCAGGCCCCACTGGCGGGCGGCGGCGGTGACCAGCCGGGCCCGAGCGGCGGCGGCCGCCGCCCGGACCGGGGTGTACAGCGAGCGGACCGAGTTGGAGGCGCCGGTCAGCTGGTTGAAGAGCAGCTCCGGTCGGGCGTCGCTGAGTCGGACCCCCACATCGGTGAGCCGGGCGTCCAACTCGTCGGTGGTCAGGCCCTGCCCGACCTCCAGGCGCGGGAGTTGGAGCAGCACCCGGCCGTCGGCGGTCAGCTGCAGCACCAGCAGGCTGGAGGTCGGCAGGCCGGCCAGGATCAACGCGTCGCCGAGGTCCAGCACATCGGGGATGCCCGGCAGGCTGGGAATCGCGGCCTGGGCTGACGGCTCGTCAACTGCCAGGGAGGCGCCGATCGCCAGCGTCGGGGCGGCCACCAGGTAGGTGAGGAAGCGGCGCCGATCGGGATGCGGGGTGGTGATGGGGGCGCCCCTTGCTCGTGGTGATGGTGGGGAGAAGCCGAGCATAGGGAGTGGCCGACTGACGAGTCAACATGGACATGTCTGGGTACGTTCCCTGCCCATGAGACGCTTCCCGCTGGTGGCCGTCGTCGCCACCCTTCTGCTCGCGCTGCTCGGGCCGGCCGGTACCGCCTGGGCCGCCGCGCCCGCCGGCACCGTGCACGGCGGTGCCAGCCAGCCCGTCTACTCCTATGCGCACGCCGTCCGCGAGACCGTCTGGGTCGACACCGGCCTCGACGGGGACGGCAACGGCAGGACCGACCGGGTGGCCGCCGACATCATCCGCCCGAGCGAACCGGCCGCCGCCGGCCGCAAGGTCCCGGTGATCATGGATGCCAGCCCCTACTACTCCTGCTGCGGCCGCGGTAACGAGAGCCAACTGAAGACCTACGACGCCCAGGGGCGCCCGATCCAGTTCCCGCTCTTCTACGACAACTACTTCGTCCCGCGCGGCTACGCCGTGGTGCTGGTCGACCTGGCCGGGACCAACCGCTCGGACGGCTGCGTGGACGTCGGCGGAAGGTCCGACGTGACCAGCGCCAAGGCGGTGGTCGACTGGCTCAACGGACATGCGGTCGGCCACAGTTCACGCACCGGCGGCAGCCCGGTGCCGGCCGGCTGGAGCAACGGCAGCGTCGGTATGATCGGCAAGTCCTGGGACGGCACCATCGCCAACGGGGTCGCCGCCACCGGCGTCGCCGGCCTGAAGACCGTGGTCCCGATCTCCGCGATCAGCTCCTGGTACGACTACTACCGCTCCCAGGGCGCCCCGCTCTACGGCGGCACCCCGGCCGACCTGGCCGGCTACGTCGAGGACCAGGCCACCACCGCGCGCTGCGCCGCCCAGCAGAGCGCGCTCGCGGCCGGCGCCCCCTACAGCGGGGACTGGACACCGCTGTGGCAGCAGCGCGACTACCTGGCCTCGGCGAACCAGGTGCGGGCCAGCGTCCTGCTGGTGCACGGCATGCAGGACCTCAACGTGCGGACCGTCAACTTCGGCCAGTGGTGGGACGCGTTGGCGGCGCGCGGGGTGGAGCGCAAGATCTGGCTCTCGCAGACCGGGCACGTCGACCCGTTCGACTTCCGGCGCGGCGCCTGGGTGGACACCCTGCACCGCTGGTTCGACCACTACCTGCTGGGCGTGGCCAACGGGATCGAGACCGAGCCGATGGCCGACATCGAGCGGGCCCCCGACCAGTGGACCCAGGACGCCCGATGGCCCGCGCCCGGTACCGCGCAGACCACCGTGCACCTCAACCCGGGTGCACTCGGCGGAAGTTCCAACAGCGGGACGGCCTCCTTCACCGACGACCCGAGCCGGGACGAGAACGCCTGGGCCGCCGACGCGGACCTGAGCACTCCCGACAAGACGGTGCTCAGCACCGGCGTGCTCGGCCAGGACCTGCGGCTCTCCGGCAGCGGCTCGGTCACCCTGACGGTCAGCTCCAGCACCAGCAGCGCCCACCTCAGCGCGGTGCTGGTGGACCTGGGCGCGGCCACCGTCCGCGACTACCAGGGGACCGGCGAGGGCATCAACACCCTTGGCACCCGCTCCTGCTGGGGGCAGAGCACGACCGGTGACAGCGCCTGCTTCCTGGACACCGCCGCCGCCACCGCCCAGGTGGACGCCACCGTGTTCAGCCGGGGCTGGGCCGACCTCGGCCACTACGCCTCGCTCGACCACGGCGTCGCACTCACCCCCGGCGCGCCGTACCGGATGACCGTGCACCTGGCGGCCACCGACCACGTGGTGCCCGCCGGACACCGGCTGGCGCTGATCCTGGCGGGCACCGACAACGGCCTGGTCGACCCGCCGGACACCCGCCCGACGGTCACCGTGGACCTGGCCGCCTCCTCGCTGCAGCTCCCGCTGGTGGGCGGTGCGGCCCGGCTGACCGGCGGCGGCGAGCCGGCCGCACTCCCGCACCACGTCCTGACCGGACACCAGCCCCGGCTGCTCGGCTAGTTCCCAACCGATAAGAAGAGCCGGCCCTGCTCGGCCCGGCGGCGGACCGCCGGGCCGAGCAGGGCGACCCGGCCCAGGTCGGCCAGCCGGCCGAAGGCCACCGCGTGGTACCCGGCCGGCCGCTTGCCGGCCAGGCTCAGCGCGCGCCGATTTGAGTGATCGTCACCGCGGCCACGCTCCGCGGGCCGCCCGAGCCGTCACCAGTCGGGCGCCACCAGCTCCCCGGTGCTCGCCCGGTGCACCGCGATCGCCTCCATCGGGCAGAGCTCGGCGGCCTCGACCACCGCCTCGTGCGCGTCGGTGCGCTCGCGGCGCGGGCGGGCCCGGCCGTCCTCGCCGAGCGCCAGGTCGGCGGGCGCGGTGGAGGCGCAGAGCCCGGTGCCCACACAGCGACCGCGGTCGACGGTGACCACCAGGTCCGGCCCGCCCGGGTCCGCCGCGCCCAGGTCCGCCGCGTTCGGGTCCGACGGTTCGGCGCTCACCAGGTGACCGGGAGGGACTGCGGGCTGCGGGTGAGCAGGCCTCGCCGCCAGTCGATCCCGTCCGGCGGCACGGTCAGCCGCAGCTGGGGCAGCCGTCGGGCCAGCCGGTGCAGGGCCAGCTCCAGCTCCATCCGGGCCAGCCAGGAGCCCAGGCAGTGGTGCGGGCCGGCGCCGAAGGTCAGGTGCGGGGTGCCGGGCGGCTCGAACAGCCCGGCCCGCCAGTTCTCCGGGTAGACCGCCGGGTCCTGGTTGGCGCTGACGGTGTCGGCGGCCACCACACTGCCCGCCGGGATCAGCACCCCGCCGATCTCCACGTCCTGGGTGGCCCGGCGGAGCAGCCCGGGCAGCACCTCCGCGTCGCCGAGCGGGATGCTGCGCAGCAGCTGCTCGGCCGCCACCGAGGCCTGCGCCTCGTCCCCGGCCAGCCGCTGCCAGTCGTCCCGGCCCTCGGTGAGCAGGTAGACCAGCGCGTTGCCGAGGGTGGTCATCGTGGTCTCGTGGCCGCCCACCAC from Kitasatospora azatica KCTC 9699 harbors:
- a CDS encoding (2Fe-2S)-binding protein, yielding MPVYNFVLNGQPVSVDAPGDMPLLWVLRDKLGVTGPKYGCGVGVCRACTSHLDGAEVQPCTVAVQDCAGRQVTTIEGLATGEQLHPVQQAWIDCDVAQCGFCQPGQIMTAVALLRKNPQPSDADIDQIQNVCRCGTYARIRAAIKLAAARGPIS
- a CDS encoding Xaa-Pro dipeptidyl-peptidase, whose protein sequence is MRRFPLVAVVATLLLALLGPAGTAWAAAPAGTVHGGASQPVYSYAHAVRETVWVDTGLDGDGNGRTDRVAADIIRPSEPAAAGRKVPVIMDASPYYSCCGRGNESQLKTYDAQGRPIQFPLFYDNYFVPRGYAVVLVDLAGTNRSDGCVDVGGRSDVTSAKAVVDWLNGHAVGHSSRTGGSPVPAGWSNGSVGMIGKSWDGTIANGVAATGVAGLKTVVPISAISSWYDYYRSQGAPLYGGTPADLAGYVEDQATTARCAAQQSALAAGAPYSGDWTPLWQQRDYLASANQVRASVLLVHGMQDLNVRTVNFGQWWDALAARGVERKIWLSQTGHVDPFDFRRGAWVDTLHRWFDHYLLGVANGIETEPMADIERAPDQWTQDARWPAPGTAQTTVHLNPGALGGSSNSGTASFTDDPSRDENAWAADADLSTPDKTVLSTGVLGQDLRLSGSGSVTLTVSSSTSSAHLSAVLVDLGAATVRDYQGTGEGINTLGTRSCWGQSTTGDSACFLDTAAATAQVDATVFSRGWADLGHYASLDHGVALTPGAPYRMTVHLAATDHVVPAGHRLALILAGTDNGLVDPPDTRPTVTVDLAASSLQLPLVGGAARLTGGGEPAALPHHVLTGHQPRLLG
- a CDS encoding ferredoxin, producing MSAEPSDPNAADLGAADPGGPDLVVTVDRGRCVGTGLCASTAPADLALGEDGRARPRRERTDAHEAVVEAAELCPMEAIAVHRASTGELVAPDW